A portion of the Hoplias malabaricus isolate fHopMal1 chromosome 1, fHopMal1.hap1, whole genome shotgun sequence genome contains these proteins:
- the alg2 gene encoding alpha-1,3/1,6-mannosyltransferase ALG2 gives MVRVVFLHPDLGIGGAERLVVDAAVALISRGCSVQIWTAHYDPHHCFSETLSPELPVVCVGDWLPTSVFGYFHALCAYLRMIYVAFYLVFLSGEEFDVVFCDQVSACIPVLRLARHRKKVLFYCHFPDQLLTKRHSLLKRLYRAPIDRVEEMTTGMADRIVVNSRFTAGVFKQTFPNLARIHTDVLYPSLNFASFDVGVEEDLGGLVPEGRRVIFLSINRYERKKNLPLALQALAALRDSISSRQWDQVHLVMAGGYDERVDENVQHYDELRSLVASVGLKEHVTFLRSFSDRQKVALLQGSTCVLYTPSNEHFGIVPVEAMYSRCPVIAVNSGGPLESIADGETGFLRDPMPESFSEAMRQFLRDPGLKQRMGQAGRERVIARFSLQAFTDQLHRHILSLTD, from the exons ATGGTGCGGGTGGTGTTCCTGCACCCTGATCTGGGTATAGGAGGAGCAGAGCGACTGGTGGTGGATGCTGCTGTGGCCTTGATCTCTCGTGGCTGCAGCGTCCAGATCTGGACAGCACACTATGACCCACATCACTGTTTTTCAGAGACACTCTCACCAGAACttcctgtagtgtgtgtgggagacTGGTTACCTACTAGTGTGTTTGGGTACTTCCATGCTCTCTGTGCCTACCTGCGCATGATTTATGTGGCATTTTACCTGGTGTTTCTGAGTGGAGAGGAGTTTGATGTTGTCTTCTGTGATCAG GTCTCAgcgtgtattcccgtcttgcgttTGGCCCGCCACAGGAAGAAGGTTCTTTTCTACTGTCATTTCCCTGACCAGCTGCTGACCAAGCGTCATTCTCTGCTAAAGCGTCTGTATCGCGCTCCCATTGACCGCGTGGAGGAGATGACCACAGGCATGGCTGACCGCATCGTGGTCAACAGCAGATTCACTGCCGGTGTGTTCAAACAGACCTTCCCCAACCTGGCCAGGATCCACACAGACGTTCTGTACCCTTCTCTGAACTTTGCTTCTTTTGACGTTGGAGTAGAAGAAGATCTCGGGGGCCTAGTTCCTGAGGGCCGCCGTGTGATTTTCCTTTCTATTAACCGTTACGAGCGAAAGAAGAACTTGCCTCTAGCGTTGCAGGCACTGGCAGCGTTGAGGGACAGCATCTCCTCCAGACAATGGGACCAGGTGCATCTGGTGATGGCCGGCGGCTACGACGAGAGAGTGGATGAGAATGTGCAACACTACGATGAACTGCGCTCACTGGTGGCCTCTGTAggcctgaaggagcatgtcacATTCCTGCGCTCTTTCTCAGATCGCCAGAAAGTGGCCCTCCTTCAAGGCAGCACCTGCGTGCTCTACACGCCAAGCAATGAACATTTCGGGATTGTCCCGGTGGAGGCTATGTATAGTCGCTGTCCCGTTATTGCAGTTAACTCCGGTGGTCCCCTAGAGTCCATAGCAGATGGAGAAACTGGCTTCTTGCGAGACCCTATGCCAGAAAGCTTCTCAGAGGCAATGAGACAGTTTTTGAGAGATCCTGGACTGAAGCAGCGTATGGGGCAGGCCGGCAGGGAAAGGGTCATAGCGCGCTTCTCTTTGCAGGCTTTCACGGACCAGCTCCATAGGCATATCCTCAGCCTGACCGATTGA